The proteins below come from a single Gimesia alba genomic window:
- a CDS encoding aspartate carbamoyltransferase catalytic subunit — protein MNIDHEYRTDISSGWTRKHILGLQDLSKDELNIILNQAAEFKRLAAIGETKLTPLAGTVVANLFFEPSTRTRISFGLAAKRLSADTVDFTASGSSLSKGESFVDTAKTIEAMGVSYVVVRHKTPGAPQLLAQHLDANILNAGDGTHEHPTQALLDIFTIREHFGKIEGLTVTLVGDILHSRVARSNIWGLKKLGAHVIVCGPTTLMPTELSQLDVEVSNNLDDVLDRTDCLNLLRIQFERQRGHFFPSIREYAHLFGMNKQRISKAKDDVLILAPGPINRGVEITPDVADGPHSVILGQVSNGLIIRMACLYLLHLQRTASLGIPG, from the coding sequence TGAATATCGACCATGAGTATCGAACAGACATTTCCAGCGGCTGGACGCGTAAACATATTTTAGGACTGCAGGACCTTTCCAAAGACGAACTTAATATCATTCTCAATCAGGCTGCTGAGTTCAAACGCTTAGCTGCAATTGGTGAGACAAAACTAACTCCGCTCGCCGGTACAGTGGTTGCGAATTTATTCTTCGAACCCTCAACCAGAACCCGCATCAGCTTCGGACTGGCTGCAAAGCGATTGAGCGCAGATACCGTCGACTTTACGGCATCTGGCAGTAGCCTCTCGAAAGGGGAAAGTTTTGTCGACACTGCCAAAACAATCGAAGCCATGGGTGTTTCTTACGTCGTTGTCAGACACAAAACTCCCGGCGCCCCACAGCTCCTGGCCCAACATCTCGATGCCAACATTCTGAACGCCGGCGACGGCACTCATGAACACCCTACGCAGGCTCTGCTCGACATTTTCACCATCCGGGAACACTTTGGTAAAATTGAAGGCCTGACAGTCACACTGGTCGGCGATATTCTTCACAGTCGGGTTGCCCGCTCCAATATTTGGGGACTCAAAAAATTGGGAGCGCACGTCATTGTCTGTGGACCGACGACCCTCATGCCCACCGAGCTTTCCCAATTGGATGTTGAAGTTTCTAACAATCTCGACGACGTCCTTGATCGTACGGACTGCCTGAATCTGTTGCGAATTCAGTTTGAACGACAGCGAGGACACTTTTTTCCCTCGATCCGCGAATACGCGCACCTGTTTGGAATGAATAAACAGCGAATCAGCAAAGCTAAAGACGATGTGTTGATCCTGGCACCAGGCCCCATCAACCGTGGTGTTGAAATCACCCCCGACGTGGCTGATGGTCCGCATTCTGTTATTCTGGGACAGGTCAGTAACGGTTTAATCATTCGCATGGCCTGTCTCTACCTACTCCATCTACAGCGTACTGCCTCCTTGGGAATTCCAGGATGA